In Thermosynechococcus sichuanensis E542, a single genomic region encodes these proteins:
- a CDS encoding metallophosphoesterase family protein has protein sequence MITHWAILSGIEGNLRALEAVLKDLQRQRPPVTTLYVLGDIIGLKGQNDAVVQRLQMPDLEPLEPQICIGWWEEQCFNLFGVGMSGEVPELIAEQGEAAVGQLWESISRSSVQWLRSLPFGFHELDCLLVHGSPVSASEVLTPATSPALLCDRLIRADANQLFCGRSGELFDCWISAEGLTAEVRTLDGTEQQAFELPQRRLIGVGSVGRQLGIASYVLYQPGSNYLKQCVIRY, from the coding sequence ATGATCACCCACTGGGCAATTCTCAGCGGTATTGAGGGGAATTTAAGGGCACTGGAGGCAGTGCTTAAGGATTTACAGCGACAGCGTCCCCCCGTTACAACGCTTTACGTGCTGGGGGACATCATTGGTCTCAAGGGGCAAAATGACGCTGTTGTGCAACGTTTACAAATGCCTGACCTCGAACCCCTAGAGCCACAGATTTGCATTGGTTGGTGGGAGGAGCAGTGCTTTAATTTATTTGGGGTAGGAATGTCAGGGGAAGTACCAGAGTTAATTGCTGAACAGGGGGAAGCGGCAGTTGGCCAGTTGTGGGAGTCTATTTCACGATCTTCGGTGCAGTGGTTGCGATCGCTCCCCTTTGGATTCCATGAGCTAGATTGTCTTTTGGTTCATGGCAGTCCAGTCAGTGCCTCAGAAGTTTTAACGCCAGCTACATCGCCTGCCCTGTTGTGCGATCGCCTCATTCGAGCTGATGCCAATCAGTTGTTTTGTGGACGCTCTGGAGAGCTATTTGACTGCTGGATCAGCGCAGAGGGCTTAACCGCTGAAGTCAGAACCCTCGACGGCACAGAACAGCAAGCCTTTGAACTACCTCAGCGGCGACTCATTGGTGTTGGCTCAGTAGGGCGACAGTTGGGCATTGCCAGTTACGTCCTTTATCAGCCGGGGAGTAATTACCTTAAGCAGTGTGTTATCCGCTATTGA
- a CDS encoding metallophosphoesterase family protein, with protein sequence MKYAVMSCIHGNYEALNAVLLDIDRQRVDQIYCLGDLVGYGPYPNAVVEMIRSLDIPTCQGCWDEDIVMGLNACECSYPSQLAEKRGRRAHEWTNRMLHPEVREYLAQLPMTLRQGNLCFVHGSPNSQHEYLLPSMHGFAALERVLCAQADVLFCGHTHIPYVRHLRDGKIRVQHSSANPQEFQASVKMIVNAGSVGEPRHGRPNATYVIYDTDTQEVTLREVPYDYQKTCAAILEQGLPPIFAWRLARGMEFAERADDPHHVCQR encoded by the coding sequence ATGAAGTACGCAGTGATGTCCTGTATTCACGGTAACTACGAAGCCCTCAATGCCGTCCTGTTGGATATTGATCGCCAGCGGGTAGATCAAATTTACTGTCTAGGTGACCTCGTGGGGTATGGTCCCTATCCCAATGCGGTGGTGGAGATGATTCGCTCCCTCGATATTCCCACCTGTCAGGGCTGTTGGGATGAAGATATTGTTATGGGGTTGAATGCCTGTGAATGCAGCTATCCCTCTCAATTAGCCGAGAAGCGCGGACGACGTGCCCATGAGTGGACGAATCGCATGCTGCATCCTGAAGTTCGCGAATACCTTGCCCAGTTACCAATGACGCTACGTCAAGGGAACCTATGCTTTGTCCATGGCAGTCCCAACAGCCAACATGAATACCTGCTGCCCAGTATGCATGGCTTTGCTGCCCTAGAGCGCGTCCTCTGCGCCCAAGCCGATGTCCTCTTCTGTGGCCACACCCATATTCCCTATGTGCGCCACCTGCGGGATGGGAAGATTCGCGTTCAACACAGCAGTGCAAATCCCCAAGAATTTCAAGCCAGTGTCAAGATGATCGTTAACGCTGGTTCTGTCGGCGAACCGCGTCATGGCCGTCCCAACGCCACCTACGTTATCTACGATACCGATACGCAAGAGGTAACCCTACGGGAAGTTCCCTACGATTACCAAAAAACCTGTGCTGCCATTCTCGAGCAGGGATTGCCGCCAATTTTTGCATGGCGGTTGGCGCGGGGAATGGAGTTTGCGGAACGCGCTGATGACCCTCACCATGTCTGTCAGCGATGA
- a CDS encoding mechanosensitive ion channel, which produces MQDQFAFFISLYTKGIGWSLAQLMTEEPSPIASPNQGIPAFDIDNLGTVLTQVIIAVVLLIIGWIIATILAKVTQSLLKRTRFDERLAQFLGGNESIRGLSMTRILSGVVFWVIFLLAVVAFLDALRLTTVSQPLNAFLNQVFSFLPKLGAAILLAAVAWVVATLAKIMVVQSARSLNLDQPLQQVSAEEGSQEATPPILVSEMLGNALYWFVFLFFLPLILGVLDLQGPLQPVQNLLNDILGALPFVLKAGIIAVVGWFIARIVRGLVINLMTAMGIQRIGQRLGIGQTSLGQSLATVIGTIVYVLILIPTAIASLDALQIMAITAPATAMLNQVLTALPQIFTAVIILILAYVVGRFVAEAVQSFLQTIGFDQVLVWLGIETTPAEQPQDSPAAERRWRQPSEVVGIVVLVGIILFGAIAAVGVLNIPALSAFVSALVVILGRVLVGILILAVGLYFANLVFRILASSGTAQARFLAQAARIAIMTFVGAMALQHMGIAASIVNLAFGLLFGSIAVAIALAFGLGCQAIAADQVKEWIGLLKGKNSNPQ; this is translated from the coding sequence ATGCAGGATCAATTTGCCTTTTTTATATCTCTTTACACCAAGGGTATTGGCTGGTCATTGGCACAACTGATGACTGAGGAACCCTCCCCGATCGCCAGCCCTAATCAAGGGATTCCAGCCTTTGACATTGACAATTTGGGTACAGTCTTAACCCAGGTGATCATTGCCGTTGTTCTGTTGATCATCGGCTGGATTATTGCCACCATTTTGGCGAAGGTGACACAATCCCTACTTAAGCGGACACGATTTGATGAACGGTTGGCTCAATTTTTGGGGGGTAACGAATCTATCCGTGGTCTATCCATGACCAGAATTCTTTCAGGGGTCGTCTTTTGGGTGATCTTTTTGCTGGCAGTGGTGGCCTTTTTGGATGCCCTGCGGCTGACGACGGTTTCCCAGCCCCTCAATGCCTTTCTCAATCAAGTTTTTAGTTTTCTGCCAAAATTGGGGGCGGCTATTCTATTGGCGGCGGTGGCTTGGGTCGTGGCTACACTGGCCAAAATCATGGTGGTACAGTCTGCCCGCTCTCTGAATTTGGATCAACCGCTGCAACAGGTATCTGCTGAAGAAGGTTCCCAAGAGGCGACGCCGCCAATCCTCGTCAGCGAAATGCTAGGGAATGCCCTCTACTGGTTTGTCTTTCTCTTTTTCTTGCCCTTGATTTTGGGGGTGCTTGACCTCCAAGGGCCGCTCCAGCCAGTGCAAAATCTCCTCAATGATATTTTGGGGGCGCTGCCTTTTGTGCTGAAGGCGGGGATTATTGCGGTTGTCGGTTGGTTTATTGCCCGCATTGTGCGTGGATTGGTTATCAACCTGATGACGGCCATGGGAATACAGCGTATTGGTCAGCGCTTAGGGATTGGACAAACCAGTTTAGGCCAGTCCTTGGCAACAGTTATCGGTACGATTGTCTATGTTTTGATTTTGATTCCGACGGCGATCGCCAGCCTCGATGCGTTGCAAATTATGGCGATCACGGCACCCGCCACGGCAATGCTAAACCAAGTGCTGACCGCCCTACCACAGATTTTTACAGCCGTAATTATCTTGATCTTGGCCTATGTGGTAGGTCGTTTTGTGGCTGAAGCTGTGCAGAGCTTCTTGCAAACGATTGGTTTTGATCAGGTATTGGTTTGGTTGGGGATCGAAACTACTCCTGCTGAGCAACCCCAAGACAGTCCCGCTGCAGAGCGTCGCTGGCGGCAGCCTTCGGAAGTCGTGGGAATCGTTGTTTTGGTGGGCATTATCCTCTTTGGAGCGATCGCGGCGGTGGGGGTGCTGAATATCCCTGCTCTCAGTGCCTTTGTGAGTGCCCTTGTGGTTATTCTCGGTCGAGTCCTCGTCGGTATCCTCATCTTGGCAGTGGGTCTATATTTTGCGAACTTGGTGTTTCGGATTCTGGCCAGTTCGGGAACGGCTCAAGCCCGTTTTCTAGCCCAAGCAGCACGGATTGCGATTATGACGTTTGTGGGCGCCATGGCACTGCAACACATGGGCATTGCCGCTAGTATTGTCAATCTGGCTTTTGGTTTGCTCTTTGGCTCAATTGCGGTGGCGATCGCCCTTGCCTTTGGCTTGGGATGTCAAGCGATCGCCGCAGACCAAGTCAAGGAGTGGATCGGCTTGCTCAAAGGTAAAAACTCCAACCCACAGTAA
- a CDS encoding GTP-binding protein has protein sequence MSSVQRVAIATPADIELIQWADCVVEAPVPLPAIAPTLPDLWQVELTGQVFDPPSLDELLLELTQGAYGQVQRLKGILELPDGQAFAVDFCVGLEEIEYTNLNIPPWLEGRPQRWSGLELIGHSLDKAAIRKVIEDAVLSDTVLAQYQAHYRAQVEA, from the coding sequence ATGTCCTCAGTTCAGCGGGTGGCGATCGCTACCCCGGCGGATATAGAGCTGATCCAATGGGCTGATTGTGTTGTTGAAGCACCAGTGCCCTTACCAGCGATCGCGCCAACTCTGCCAGATTTATGGCAGGTAGAACTGACGGGACAGGTGTTTGATCCGCCTAGTTTAGATGAGCTGCTTCTGGAGCTGACACAGGGAGCCTATGGCCAAGTACAGCGGCTAAAGGGCATTTTGGAATTGCCGGATGGCCAAGCCTTTGCCGTTGATTTTTGCGTGGGTCTTGAGGAAATCGAGTACACCAACCTCAATATCCCACCGTGGTTGGAAGGGCGCCCCCAACGCTGGAGTGGTCTAGAGCTGATCGGCCACTCCCTAGATAAAGCAGCCATTCGTAAAGTTATCGAAGATGCTGTTCTCAGTGATACCGTTTTGGCACAATACCAAGCCCACTACCGTGCACAAGTGGAGGCCTAA
- the recG gene encoding ATP-dependent DNA helicase RecG, with product MSLDWPRLQRALAIETERGFCNLQGNTYRFNEYLHEALTQAPLQQLPLQVRDRWQETAAAYAHYNDLSPSQRQHLVVKTRQLLHDVHKQLTSSPPRPRPLDQALKTVNGIGDRTAAKLEKLGLYTVADLIYYFPRDHIDYARQVPIRQLQAGETVTLVGKVRRCNCFTSPRNAKLTILEIILQDPTGQIRLSRFYAGARYAQRGWQEQQKRLYAPQTIVAASGLVKLTKYGLTLEDPQLEVLDHAGAEIDSLTIGRIVPVYPLTEGVSPDVIRRAVDRVLPLVQGYPDPLPQELRQRHQLIPLDTALRHIHFPPDHTQLSLARRRLIFDEFFYLQLGLLQRRRQQQQQASAPLNPQGELIEQFYQRLPFQLTGAQQRVVAEILADLERPIPMNRLVQGDVGSGKTVVAVIALLAAVQSGYQGALMAPTEVLAEQHYRKLLEWLTPLHVPVELLTGSLRTAKRRQILDQLATGELPLLVGTHALIQEGVTFQRLGLVVIDEQHRFGVAQRAKLQAKGLLPHVLTMTATPIPRTLALTLHGDLDVSQIDELPPGRQPIQTTVLGRGDRPHAYDLIRREVAQGRQAYIVLPLVEESEKLDLKSAIAEHERLQTEVFPNFRVGLLHGRMASSDKDATIQAFAKGELDILVATTVVEVGVDVPNATVMLIEHAERFGLSQLHQLRGRVGRGAQQSYCLLLNSSRNDAAKQRLNVLAQSQDGFFIAEMDLRLRGPGEVLGTRQSGLPDFALASLVADQDCLEAARSAASELIAQDPELQGYPLLQAVLQQRRDRFLEGMMN from the coding sequence GTGTCCCTTGACTGGCCACGCCTACAACGCGCCCTTGCTATTGAAACGGAGCGGGGGTTTTGCAACCTTCAGGGCAATACCTATCGGTTTAATGAGTATTTACACGAAGCGTTAACCCAAGCCCCCCTGCAACAACTGCCCCTTCAGGTGCGCGATCGCTGGCAGGAAACGGCGGCAGCCTATGCCCACTACAACGATTTGTCCCCCAGCCAACGGCAGCACCTCGTGGTAAAAACGCGCCAATTGCTCCACGATGTCCATAAACAACTGACTAGTTCGCCTCCGCGCCCCCGTCCCCTTGATCAAGCGCTCAAAACAGTGAATGGGATTGGCGATCGCACGGCCGCCAAACTAGAAAAATTAGGGCTTTATACAGTTGCAGATCTCATCTACTACTTCCCCCGTGATCACATTGACTATGCCCGCCAAGTCCCGATTCGGCAACTCCAAGCTGGGGAGACCGTCACCCTTGTGGGTAAAGTCCGCCGTTGCAACTGTTTTACCAGTCCCCGCAATGCCAAACTGACGATTTTAGAAATTATCCTTCAGGATCCCACAGGGCAAATTCGCCTGAGTCGTTTCTATGCCGGTGCCCGCTATGCTCAACGGGGATGGCAAGAGCAGCAAAAACGCCTCTATGCTCCACAGACGATTGTGGCCGCCTCTGGCCTAGTGAAGCTCACAAAGTACGGCCTTACCCTTGAGGATCCGCAGTTGGAAGTCCTGGATCACGCGGGGGCAGAAATTGACTCCCTGACGATTGGCCGGATTGTACCCGTCTATCCCCTAACAGAGGGGGTATCTCCCGATGTGATTCGCCGTGCGGTCGATCGCGTTCTGCCCTTGGTGCAGGGCTATCCTGATCCCCTACCGCAGGAGCTACGCCAACGTCACCAACTGATTCCCTTAGACACGGCGCTGCGGCACATTCACTTTCCACCAGATCACACGCAACTGAGCTTGGCACGGCGGCGGCTGATTTTTGATGAATTCTTTTACTTGCAACTCGGATTACTGCAACGGCGGCGGCAGCAACAACAGCAGGCCAGTGCCCCCCTCAATCCCCAAGGGGAACTCATTGAGCAGTTTTACCAGCGACTGCCCTTTCAACTCACTGGGGCGCAGCAGCGGGTGGTGGCGGAAATTTTGGCGGACTTAGAGCGCCCGATTCCGATGAATCGCCTTGTCCAAGGCGATGTGGGGTCAGGGAAAACAGTTGTGGCCGTCATTGCCCTATTGGCGGCAGTGCAGTCCGGTTACCAAGGGGCACTCATGGCGCCCACAGAAGTTCTCGCGGAACAGCACTATCGCAAGCTTTTAGAGTGGCTCACCCCCCTCCATGTGCCAGTAGAACTGCTCACCGGATCGCTACGCACGGCCAAGCGCCGCCAGATTCTCGATCAATTGGCAACGGGAGAATTGCCGCTGCTGGTGGGTACCCATGCCCTGATCCAAGAGGGGGTGACCTTTCAGCGGCTGGGTCTAGTCGTTATTGATGAACAGCACCGCTTTGGGGTAGCGCAACGGGCAAAGCTGCAAGCCAAGGGACTCTTGCCCCATGTGCTCACCATGACGGCAACACCGATTCCCCGCACGCTTGCGTTGACGCTCCATGGGGATCTGGATGTGAGTCAAATTGATGAATTGCCCCCTGGGCGGCAGCCGATTCAAACAACCGTCTTGGGCCGGGGCGATCGCCCCCATGCCTATGATCTCATCCGCCGGGAAGTGGCTCAAGGGCGTCAGGCCTACATTGTCCTGCCCTTGGTGGAGGAATCGGAAAAACTGGATCTGAAATCCGCCATTGCCGAGCACGAGCGATTACAAACGGAGGTTTTTCCCAATTTTCGGGTGGGGCTGCTCCACGGTCGCATGGCATCGAGTGACAAGGATGCCACAATTCAAGCCTTTGCCAAGGGGGAACTGGATATTCTTGTGGCGACCACAGTGGTGGAGGTGGGCGTGGATGTCCCCAATGCCACGGTAATGCTCATTGAACACGCTGAACGCTTTGGTCTTTCCCAACTGCATCAACTGCGGGGGCGGGTGGGGCGGGGTGCCCAACAGTCCTATTGTCTGCTGCTCAACAGTTCTCGCAATGATGCTGCCAAGCAACGCCTGAATGTGCTGGCACAGTCTCAGGATGGTTTCTTCATTGCCGAGATGGATCTACGGCTGCGCGGTCCGGGGGAGGTATTGGGGACACGGCAATCGGGATTACCGGACTTTGCCTTGGCAAGCCTTGTGGCGGATCAAGATTGCCTAGAGGCAGCGCGATCGGCGGCCAGTGAACTGATCGCACAGGATCCTGAGTTACAGGGCTATCCGCTGCTGCAAGCAGTTCTTCAACAACGGCGCGATCGCTTTCTTGAGGGCATGATGAACTGA
- the psaB gene encoding photosystem I core protein PsaB: MATKFPKFSQDLAQDPTTRRIWYAIAMAHDFESHDGMTEENLYQKIFASHFGHLAIIFLWVSGSLFHVAWQGNFEQWIQDPVNTRPIAHAIWDPQFGKAAVDAFTQAGASNPVDIAYSGVYHWWYTIGMRTNGDLYQGAIFLLILASLALFAGWLHLQPKFRPSLSWFKNAESRLNHHLAGLFGVSSLAWAGHLIHVAIPESRGQHVGWDNFLSTMPHPAGLAPFFTGNWGVYAQNPDTASHVFGTAEGAGTAILTFLGGFHPQTESLWLTDMAHHHLAIAVLFIVAGHMYRTQFGIGHSIKEMMDAKDFFGTKVEGPFNMPHQGIYETYNNSLHFQLGWHLACLGVITSLVAQHMYSLPPYAFIAQDHTTMAALYTHHQYIAGFLMVGAFAHGAIFLVRDYDPAQNKGNVLDRVLQHKEAIISHLSWVSLFLGFHTLGLYVHNDVVVAFGTPEKQILIEPVFAQFIQAAHGKLLYGFDTLLSNPDSIASTAWPNYGNVWLPGWLDAINSGTNSLFLTIGPGDFLVHHAIALGLHTTTLILVKGALDARGSKLMPDKKDFGYAFPCDGPGRGGTCDISAWDAFYLAMFWMLNTIGWVTFYWHWKHLGVWEGNVAQFNENSTYLMGWLRDYLWLNSSQLINGYNPFGTNNLSVWAWMFLFGHLVWATGFMFLISWRGYWQELIETLVWAHERTPLANLVRWKDKPVALSIVQARLVGLAHFSVGYVLTYAAFLIASTAAKFG, encoded by the coding sequence ATGGCAACTAAATTTCCGAAGTTTAGCCAAGACCTCGCACAGGATCCGACCACACGCCGGATTTGGTACGCCATCGCCATGGCTCACGACTTTGAAAGCCACGATGGCATGACCGAGGAAAATCTTTACCAGAAGATTTTTGCCTCCCACTTTGGGCATCTGGCCATCATCTTCCTGTGGGTGTCTGGTAGCCTATTCCACGTTGCGTGGCAGGGGAACTTTGAGCAATGGATTCAAGACCCTGTCAACACCCGTCCCATCGCCCATGCGATCTGGGATCCTCAATTTGGCAAAGCCGCAGTGGATGCCTTCACCCAAGCGGGGGCGTCTAACCCTGTGGATATTGCTTACTCCGGTGTCTATCACTGGTGGTACACCATCGGTATGCGCACCAATGGTGACCTTTACCAAGGTGCCATCTTCCTGCTGATTCTGGCTTCGCTGGCTCTCTTTGCCGGCTGGCTGCACCTACAACCCAAATTCCGTCCGAGCCTTTCTTGGTTCAAAAATGCCGAATCGCGGTTGAACCACCACTTGGCGGGGCTATTTGGGGTTAGCTCCTTGGCCTGGGCGGGTCACTTGATTCACGTGGCCATTCCAGAGTCCCGTGGTCAGCACGTGGGCTGGGATAACTTCCTGAGCACCATGCCTCACCCCGCTGGTCTGGCGCCCTTCTTTACGGGCAACTGGGGTGTCTATGCCCAAAATCCTGATACGGCTAGCCACGTCTTTGGCACAGCAGAGGGTGCTGGAACCGCGATTCTCACCTTCTTGGGTGGGTTCCATCCCCAAACGGAGTCCCTGTGGCTCACGGATATGGCGCACCACCACCTTGCGATCGCTGTTCTCTTTATTGTGGCGGGTCACATGTACCGCACCCAATTTGGAATTGGCCACAGCATTAAAGAGATGATGGATGCCAAGGACTTCTTTGGCACGAAGGTGGAAGGTCCTTTCAATATGCCTCACCAAGGCATCTATGAAACCTACAACAACTCGCTGCACTTCCAGTTGGGTTGGCACTTGGCCTGCTTGGGCGTGATCACTTCCTTGGTGGCACAGCACATGTACTCGCTGCCGCCCTATGCCTTCATTGCCCAAGACCACACCACGATGGCTGCCCTCTATACCCATCACCAGTACATTGCTGGCTTCTTGATGGTGGGTGCCTTTGCCCATGGTGCGATCTTCTTGGTGCGCGACTATGATCCAGCGCAAAACAAAGGCAACGTGTTGGATCGGGTGCTGCAACACAAAGAGGCGATTATTTCCCACCTGAGCTGGGTGTCCCTCTTCTTGGGCTTCCACACGTTGGGTCTCTATGTCCACAACGATGTCGTGGTGGCCTTTGGCACTCCTGAAAAACAAATTCTCATTGAGCCAGTGTTTGCTCAGTTCATTCAAGCGGCTCATGGCAAACTGCTCTATGGCTTTGATACGCTGCTGTCGAATCCCGATAGCATTGCTAGTACCGCTTGGCCAAACTACGGCAATGTCTGGCTACCCGGCTGGCTCGATGCCATCAACAGTGGCACCAACTCTCTCTTCTTGACGATTGGCCCCGGTGACTTCTTGGTGCACCACGCCATTGCCTTGGGTCTGCACACCACCACCTTGATTTTGGTCAAAGGTGCGTTGGATGCCCGTGGCTCCAAACTGATGCCAGATAAGAAAGACTTTGGCTATGCCTTCCCCTGCGATGGTCCTGGCCGTGGCGGTACCTGCGATATTTCTGCATGGGATGCCTTCTATCTGGCCATGTTCTGGATGCTGAACACCATTGGCTGGGTCACCTTCTACTGGCACTGGAAACACCTTGGTGTCTGGGAAGGCAATGTGGCTCAGTTCAACGAAAACTCCACCTACCTCATGGGTTGGCTGCGGGATTACCTCTGGTTGAACTCCTCCCAGCTCATCAATGGCTACAACCCCTTCGGCACCAATAACCTGTCGGTGTGGGCATGGATGTTCCTGTTTGGTCACCTTGTGTGGGCAACGGGCTTCATGTTCCTGATTAGCTGGCGTGGTTACTGGCAAGAGCTGATTGAAACCTTGGTCTGGGCCCATGAGCGCACTCCCTTGGCCAACTTGGTACGTTGGAAAGACAAGCCCGTGGCGCTGTCGATTGTTCAGGCTCGTTTGGTGGGTCTGGCACACTTCAGCGTTGGTTATGTCTTGACCTATGCGGCCTTTCTGATTGCCTCAACCGCAGCCAAGTTCGGTTGA
- the ftsH2 gene encoding ATP-dependent zinc metalloprotease FtsH2, translated as MKVSWKTVLLWSIPLLLMGVLLWQGASNFMLNQSQPPLNTASTRMSYGRFLSYLDAGRISKVDIFDNGRTAIVDVSDPELINGRPLRVRVDMPGMAPEVISQLREQHVEIDVHPARNDGALWGLLGNLLFPVLLLGGLFFLFRRSSNVPGGPGQAMNFGKSRARFQMEAKTGVTFDDVAGVDEAKEELQEVVTFLKKPEKFTAVGARIPKGVLLVGPPGTGKTMLAKAIAGEAGVPFFSISGSEFVEMFVGVGASRVRDLFRKAKENAPCLIFIDEIDAVGRQRGAGIGGGNDEREQTLNQLLTEMDGFEGNTGIIIIAATNRPDVLDAALLRPGRFDRQVIVDAPDIKGRLAILKVHARNKKLAPEVSLEAIARRTPGFTGADLANLLNEAAILTARRRKPAITMLEIDDAVDRVVAGMEGTPLIDGKSKRLIAYHEVGHAIVGTLLKDHDPVQKVTLVPRGQARGLTWFMPSEDSGLISRSQLMARMAGALGGRAAEYVIFGDAEVTTGAGNDLQQVTAMARQMVTRFGMSDLGPLSLETQNGEVFLGRDLVSRTEYSEEIAARIDAQVRELVQHSYELAIKIIRENRVVIDRLVDLLVEKETIDGEEFRQIVAEYTVVPDKERFVPQL; from the coding sequence ATGAAAGTCTCTTGGAAAACAGTTCTCCTTTGGTCTATTCCCCTACTGCTCATGGGAGTTCTCCTCTGGCAGGGGGCGAGCAACTTTATGCTCAATCAAAGTCAGCCTCCCCTGAATACCGCCAGCACGCGCATGAGCTATGGGCGATTCCTCAGCTACTTAGATGCGGGTCGCATTAGTAAAGTGGACATTTTCGATAATGGTCGCACCGCCATTGTGGATGTCTCTGATCCGGAACTGATTAATGGTCGCCCCCTACGGGTACGGGTAGATATGCCGGGGATGGCTCCAGAAGTCATTAGTCAACTGCGGGAGCAGCACGTAGAAATTGATGTCCATCCCGCTCGCAATGATGGCGCCCTGTGGGGACTTTTGGGCAACTTGCTCTTCCCTGTCTTGCTCTTGGGAGGCCTCTTTTTCCTCTTCCGCCGCTCCAGCAACGTGCCGGGGGGACCAGGCCAAGCGATGAACTTTGGTAAATCCCGTGCCCGCTTCCAAATGGAGGCCAAAACGGGCGTTACATTTGATGATGTCGCCGGTGTTGATGAAGCCAAGGAAGAACTGCAAGAGGTGGTCACCTTCCTGAAAAAGCCCGAGAAATTTACAGCGGTGGGTGCTCGCATTCCCAAAGGGGTGCTACTAGTGGGACCTCCCGGTACTGGGAAAACAATGCTGGCTAAGGCGATCGCCGGTGAGGCAGGGGTGCCCTTCTTCTCCATCTCGGGTTCAGAATTTGTTGAGATGTTCGTTGGCGTCGGCGCTTCCCGCGTCCGCGATCTCTTCCGTAAAGCCAAGGAAAATGCCCCCTGCTTGATCTTTATTGATGAAATTGATGCCGTGGGTCGCCAGCGGGGTGCAGGGATTGGCGGTGGCAACGATGAGCGGGAGCAAACCCTCAACCAACTGCTCACGGAAATGGATGGCTTTGAGGGAAATACCGGCATCATTATTATTGCGGCCACGAACCGTCCCGATGTCCTCGATGCGGCGCTGTTGCGTCCCGGTCGCTTTGACCGTCAAGTGATTGTCGATGCCCCTGACATTAAGGGTCGTTTGGCGATTCTCAAGGTGCATGCCCGCAACAAAAAACTGGCACCCGAAGTGTCTTTAGAAGCCATTGCTCGCCGTACCCCCGGCTTTACTGGTGCGGATTTGGCCAACCTCCTCAATGAAGCGGCGATTCTCACGGCACGGCGGCGTAAGCCCGCGATCACGATGCTGGAAATTGACGATGCCGTGGATCGGGTTGTCGCTGGTATGGAGGGCACACCCCTCATTGATGGCAAGAGCAAACGCCTCATCGCTTACCACGAAGTGGGTCATGCCATTGTCGGTACGCTGCTCAAAGACCACGATCCGGTGCAGAAAGTGACCTTGGTGCCCCGTGGTCAAGCCCGTGGCCTGACTTGGTTTATGCCCTCAGAGGATTCGGGGCTGATCTCGCGATCGCAACTAATGGCGCGGATGGCTGGTGCCCTTGGGGGTCGTGCGGCGGAATACGTTATCTTTGGTGATGCTGAAGTCACCACCGGCGCAGGCAATGACCTGCAACAGGTAACGGCCATGGCACGGCAGATGGTCACCCGCTTTGGGATGTCTGACCTTGGCCCATTGTCTTTAGAAACCCAAAACGGTGAAGTTTTCTTGGGGCGTGATTTGGTCTCTCGAACGGAATACTCTGAGGAAATTGCCGCTCGCATTGATGCCCAAGTGCGTGAATTGGTGCAGCACAGCTACGAACTGGCCATCAAGATCATCCGCGAGAATCGCGTGGTCATTGACCGCTTAGTGGATCTCCTCGTGGAAAAAGAAACCATTGATGGCGAAGAGTTCCGCCAAATTGTTGCTGAGTACACCGTGGTTCCTGACAAGGAGCGGTTCGTGCCTCAACTTTAA